The following coding sequences are from one Culex quinquefasciatus strain JHB chromosome 1, VPISU_Cqui_1.0_pri_paternal, whole genome shotgun sequence window:
- the LOC119767117 gene encoding uncharacterized protein LOC119767117 yields the protein MPLIHFIQYRRCSRFPCLSSSPESCRGSCQGTHEDYLTRFTKIRRFNLLYDVRSIYTRIRRTHPIVTQDAPEMSGSPAGMGPKHYKSPPHLHHPPSLNHQPQHGPPVVPVPKSELDDNRRCDEDGTYA from the exons ATGCCGCTAATCCACTTTATTCAATACCGAAGATGCAGTAGGTTCCCTTGCCTCAGCAGTAGCCCCGAATCGTGCCGAGGATCGTGTCAGGGGACACATGAGGACTACTTAACAAGATTTACAAAGATTCGGCGATTCAACCTCCTCTACGACGTTCGCAGCATCTACACCCGGATCCGGAGAACGCATCCCATAGTAACCCAG GATGCTCCGGAAATGAGCGGATCTCCCGCCGGCATGGGACCGAAGCATTACAAATCACCACCACATCTCCACCATCCGCCTTCACTGAATCATCAGCCGCAACACGGACCGCCCGTCGTGCCCGTTCCCAAGTCCGAGTTAGACGATAACAGGCGTTGTGATGAAGACGGAACCTACGCCTAG
- the LOC119767112 gene encoding uncharacterized protein LOC119767112 yields MKRGEPFPSSILKYMRTYMQRFGFSYLLFDIYSRIRSSTTTTAGFTQQPQPAVNSDLQHNSSECNATPELSGPPAGMGPMHHKTPTHLRHPPPHVHQHGPPQMPQMQMSPHDHRCGLENLYVLLSFQHPAASPAPSEPRGNEHEHEHEHERPPMVVLLRC; encoded by the exons ATGAAGCGTGGCGAGCCATTTCCATCATCAATCCTAAAATACATGAGGACGTACATGCAACGATTTGGCTTTTCCTACCTCCTCTTTGACATCTACAGCCGGATCCggagctcaacaacaacaacagcaggctTCACACAACAGCCTCAACCTGCCGTCAACTCCGACCTACAACACAACTCCTCCGAATGTAAT GCTACTCCTGAACTGAGCGGACCTCCCGCCGGCATGGGACCGATGCATCATAAAACACCAACACATCTCCGCCATCCGCCGCCACACGTTCACCAACACGGACCGCCGCAGATGCCACAGATGCAAATGTCCCCGCACGATCACCGCTGCGGACTAGAGAACCTCTATGTTCTCTTATCATTTCAACACCCAGCAGCATCTCCCGCACCATCCGAGCCTCGcggaaatgagcatgagcatgagcatgagcatgagagaccacccatggttgtccttctccgttgctga
- the LOC119769940 gene encoding uncharacterized protein K02A2.6-like: MTYRTTPNRQVEGGVSPSEAMFGRRIRTNLELLLPPPPKPPSESTELKGGSRKRRFEPHDLVYAKLYSGNKWHWATGVVCDRVGQVMYTVWVEDRRMLRSHANQLLSRADWNPRTDGAEKPKLPLDILLDSWNLSKPTPAADPTTPTVLDASLQSASTDQRSSPGVPECSPSIPRSPEQVAPPESEPASLVPGLRRSTRVRKKPQRFNSYQLN; the protein is encoded by the coding sequence ATGACGTATCGAACTACACCGAATCGTCAGGTCGAAGGTGGCGTGTCACCATCTGAAGCCATGTTTGGACGCCGCATCCGGACGAATCTGGAACTGCTCttgccaccaccaccaaaaccaCCAAGCGAGTCAACGGAGTTGAAAGGTGGTTCCCGGAAGCGACGGTTTGAACCGCACGACCTGGTTTACGCGAAGCTGTACAGCGGAAACAAGTGGCACTGGGCGACTGGCGTTGTTTGCGACCGGGTTGGCCAGGTGATGTATACCGTTTGGGTCGAGGACCGCCGTATGCTCCGATCGCACGCAAATCAGCTTCTCAGTCGTGCAGATTGGAATCCGAGGACAGATGGAGCAGAGAAGCCGAAGTTGCCCCTCGACATCCTGCTTGATTCCTGGAATCTGTCGAAACCAACACCGGCTGCGGAcccaacaacaccgacggtctTGGACGCGTCACTACAGTCAGCAAGTACGGATCAACGCTCGTCACCTGGTGTCCCAGAATGCTCGCCATCCATACCAAGATCACCCGAGCAGGTTGCACCGCCTGAAAGCGAGCCTGCGTCGCTGGTACCGGGGCTTCGTCGTTCTACACGAGTTCGAAAGAAGCCTCAGCGGTTCAACTCGTACCAGCTCAATTGA
- the LOC119769936 gene encoding uncharacterized protein K02A2.6-like produces MKQPLEDYVTYACRINKACVEFELPKLSEEQFKCLVFVCGLKSEKDAEIRTRLLCRIEERADITLELISEECQRLLNIWHDAAMIEEQAAAVQALDSKPKFSRKQFKSGPSGDRAKSGRSGPDTACWLCGGMHYARDCSFKAHECTDCGLVGHKEGYCRSAEKVRKKYVSTSRDESHLCAAATRHRVRHHHHLNGNVAQHWKSTNVNNFRLLVRNGGRGRKSSGLVRVTCQPLNLLGSDTIDSFGLWSVPLDTICHLVETSTTTTTTNVDALKAEFPHLFSGELGLCVKTKVKLELKPEKSPVFRPKRPVAYAMYQAVDEELDRLERCNIISPVDFSEWAAPIVVVRKASGAVRICGDYSTGLNDALQPNQYPLPLPQDIFASLASCTVFSQIDLTDAYLQVEMDESSRAMLTVNTHRGLYQYNRLAPGVKPATVAFQQVIDGMLSGLVRTCGYLDDVVVGGLDEEDHKKNLRAVLQRIEEFGFTIRAKKCSFGQPQIRYLGHLLDRQGLRPDPAKIEAIANLAVPTDVSGVRSFLGAINYYGKFVANMRNLRYPLDELLKDGNKFRWTPECQQAFDRFKQILSSDLMLAHYDPTQEIIVSADASSVGLGATISHKYTDGSVKVVQHAARALSKAEQGYSQPDREGLAIIFAVTKFHKMIFGRSFRLQTDHAPLLRIFGSRKGIPVYTANRLQRYALTLLLYDFTIEHVPTEKFGHADVLSRLISNHAKPDEDYVIASITLDNDLRSVVVDVASALPLSFRVVERDTQVDPLLKKIYRYLRNGWPQKHTIVDSEILRFFARQDSLSTVDGCVLFGERLVIPERHRQRCLRQLHQGHPGISRMKAIARSYVYWPSIDDDVEALVKACKHCASAARSPPHSAPVPWPRPTGPWKRVHVDFAGPMEGAYFLLIVDAYTKWPEVIKTNRITSVATIGMLRSVLLVWVCQNCWSAITGHSLRALSSWSSVQLTASSTLRRPRFIRSPMAKRSGLWIRLNEQ; encoded by the exons ATGAAGCAACCTTTGGAGGACTATGTCACCTATGCCTGCCGCATCAACAAAGCTTGCGTTGAATTCGAACTGCCCAAGCTCTCGGAGGAGCAGTTCAAGTGTCTTGTTTTTGTGTGTGGTCTGAAGTCAGAGAAAGACGCAGAAATAAGAACGCGGTTGCTGTGCAGGATCGAGGAGCGAGCAGACATAACTCTGGAGCTGATTTCGGAAGAATGCCAACGCCTTCTCAACATTTGGCATGACGCGGCGATGATTGAGGAGCAGGCAGCCGCTGTGCAAGCGTTGGATTCGAAGCCGAAGTTCTCGAGGAAGCAGTTCAAGTCTGGTCCGTCTGGTGATCGCGCGAAGTCCGGTAGAAGTGGTCCAGACACGGCCTGCTGGTTGTGTGGTGGGATGCACTACGCACGGGACTGCTCGTTCAAGGCGCACGAGTGCACCGACTGTGGACTGGTTGGCCACAAAGAAGGCTACTGCCGGAGCGCTGAGAAAGTCCGGAAGAAGTACGTCTCGACCAGTCGTGATGAATCGCACCTCTGTGCGGCTGCAACTCGACACCGGGTCCGACATCACCATCATCTCAACGGGAACGTGGCGCAGCATTGGAAGTCCACCAATGTCAACAACTTCCGTC TTCTGGTGCGAAATGGTGGTCGGGGACGAAAGTCTTCTGGTCTGGTTCGAGTGACATGTCAACCACTGAATTTGCTGGGCTCTGACACAATTGACAGCTTTGGGCTGTGGTCAGTGCCGCTTGACACCATCTGTCATCTGGTTGAAacgtcaacaacaacaacaacaacaaatgtcGATGCTCTTAAGGCGGAGTTTCCACATTTGTTTTCTGGAGAGTTGGGCTTGTGCGTGAAGACGAAGGTGAAACTTGAGTTGAAGCCGGAAAAATCACCCGTTTTTCGGCCCAAGAGACCGGTTGCTTACGCGATGTACCAAGCTGTGGATGAAGAGTTGGACCGACTCGAGCGCTGCAACATAATTTCTCCTGTGGATTTTTCGGAGTGGGCAGCTCCGATCGTGGTGGTACGAAAGGCAAGCGGGGCAGTACGAATCTGTGGAGACTATTCCACGGGGTTGAACGACGCGTTGCAGCCCAACCAGTACCCGTTGCCTCTTCCCCAGGACATTTTTGCTAGTCTGGCCAGTTGTACCGTCTTCAGTCAGATTGACTTGACCGATGCGTACCTGCAGGTGGAGATGGACGAGAGCTCGCGTGCCATGCTCACCGTCAACACGCACCGGGGACTATACCAGTACAACCGCCTGGCACCTGGAGTAAAGCCAGCAACGGTAGCTTTCCAGCAAGTCATCGACGGGATGCTGTCCGGGCTCGTGAGGACTTGTGGTTATCTCGACGACGTGGTTGTCGGGGGTTTGGACGAAGAGGACCACAAGAAAAACCTACGGGCGGTGCTGCAGCGCATTGAGGAGTTTGGTTTCACGATTCGTGCGAAAAAATGTTCGTTCGGTCAGCCGCAAATTCGCTACCTGGGCCATCTTCTTGATCGCCAGGGATTGCGGCCGGATCCAGCCAAGATCGAAGCAATCGCCAACCTCGCCGTTCCGACCGATGTCAGTGGAGTTCGGTCATTTCTGGGAGCTATTAACTACTACGGCAAGTTTGTGGCGAACATGCGAAATCTTCGGTATCCCCTCGACGAGCTGCTGAAGGATGGGAACAAGTTTCGGTGGACGCCGGAATGCCAGCAAGCGTTCGACCGATTCAAGCAGATTCTCAGCTCCGACTTGATGCTGGCCCACTACGATCCGACGCAGGAGATTATTGTCTCGGCAGATGCGTCATCCGTTGGGCTAGGCGCAACCATCAGCCACAAGTACACCGACGGGTCGGTGAAAGTCGTTCAGCACGCAGCTCGGGCGCTGTCGAAGGCGGAACAGGGGTACAGCCAGCCGGACAGAGAGGGTCTAGCCATCATTTTCGCCGTTACCAAGTTCCACAAGATGATCTTCGGTCGCTCGTTCCGGCTCCAGACCGATCATGCGCCGCTGTTGCGGATCTTCGGGTCGCGTAAGGGCATTCCCGTGTATACGGCGAACCGGCTGCAGCGTTACGCGTTGACCCTTTTGCTGTACGATTTCACCATCGAGCACGTCCCGACTGAGAAGTTCGGTCACGCCGACGTGCTGTCACGGCTCATCAGCAACCACGCCAAACCTGACGAGGACTACGTTATTGCTAGCATCACCCTGGACAACGATTTGAGGTCAGTAGTAGTTGACGTAGCAAGTGCCCTTCCTCTCAGTTTTAGGGTTGTGGAGCGGGACACGCAAGTCGATCCGTTGCTGAAGAAGATCTACCGTTACCTGCGCAATGGCTGGCCACAGAAGCACACGATCGTCGACTCGGAAATTTTGCGCTTCTTCGCTCGGCAGGACTCGCTGAGCACTGTGGACGGGTGCGTTTTGTTTGGAGAAAGGCTGGTCATCCCTGAACGGCACCGGCAGCGGTGTCTGCGCCAGCTGCACCAAGGACACCCGGGGATCTCACGCATGAAGGCCATCGCCCGAAGCTATGTCTACTGGCCTTCGATTGACGACGATGTGGAGGCACTTGTGAAGGCGTGCAAGCATTGCGCATCAGCGGCACGATCCCCTCCGCACTCAGCACCAGTTCCGTGGCCTAGACCGACGGGACCCTGGAAACGTGTGCACGTGGACTTCGCTGGTCCGATGGAAGGTGCGTACTTTTTGCTGATTGTAGATGCCTACACCAAATGGCCGGAGGTGATTAAGACGAATCGCATCACTTCGGTAGCAACAATCGGCATGCTCCGCAGCGTTTTGCTCGTCTGGGTATGCCAGAACTGCTGGTCAGCGATAACGGGACACAGTTTACGAGCGCTGAGTTCCTGGAGTTCTGTTCAACTAACGGCATCCAGCACCTTACGACGGCCCCGTTTCATCCGCAGTCCAATGGCCAAGCGGAGCGGTTTGTGGATACGTTTAAACGAGCAGTGA